The following are from one region of the Candidatus Nealsonbacteria bacterium CG07_land_8_20_14_0_80_39_13 genome:
- a CDS encoding endonuclease, with product MFCVYFLKSIKNGKIYVGFTSKNIEVRVEEHNSGSNVFTKNNKPWVLVYYEIFSCEKCARAREKFFKSGMGKRLKKIIVDNFNMRV from the coding sequence ATGTTCTGTGTGTATTTTTTGAAAAGCATTAAAAATGGTAAGATTTACGTAGGATTTACTTCTAAAAATATTGAGGTAAGGGTTGAAGAACATAATAGCGGTTCAAACGTTTTTACGAAAAACAATAAGCCATGGGTTTTGGTATATTATGAGATATTTAGTTGTGAAAAATGCGCTAGAGCGAGAGAGAAGTTTTTTAAATCGGGTATGGGTAAAAGATTAAAAAAGATAATTGTAGATAATTTTAATATGCGCGTGTAG